Part of the Hevea brasiliensis isolate MT/VB/25A 57/8 chromosome 16, ASM3005281v1, whole genome shotgun sequence genome is shown below.
tatctccaaataattttactttcatcatatatttttcttagaatttttctccaatttgtcctgtttaagaaacactgtatttatactccacagacagagaaataatagaaATTTTCTTACCCAAAgtttatctatgtctcaaaaatttcaaaaatttatgaggaagcctctggaagttgaattatCTCCATAGCCCACCAGAGCCACCGCCGGAACTACCGCGCACGGTAGCCGGCCGCCAGTCGCTGgggacatttgccggatctgatcatacgaCCATGtttctctcctcttcctcagtccatatgtggtctcagATCGTCGATCCAACAGTCGGATCGtcttagatctgacgaaaaagcttgaaaaacccgaaacttctctcctccatatctcactcatccgacctccatttgctgcaaaattggtataaaaaaaaagctctcggaacaagctttccaacgccacctgaatctcctcgatcggacgtcggatgaagccgaaatcgcgccggaaagccgctgcccactgtgcacgttttttctctctctcctccctctcttgccgcgtTTCTGGTGGCTCTTgccgtcgccggagggtcgccaaCCGGGTGGGGAGTCGCTTGGGAGGTCGCCGGCCGAtcactggaaaaagaaagaagaagaagagagggaatgagaggagagaagagagaatgggggggggggggtttcctCCTCCcaattttcaactttttttttttttttaataaaaaggcTGGCTGTGTCAgtggaaacccactgtcacatGCCAAAAgcccatcattttttttttctggatgttacagtatgtctacgcttcacatgaccaaaccatcccaatcttccttctctcaacttatcttcaattagcaccactcctatcttttctctaatacactcattacggactttatctagtctagtatggctactcatccaccttaatattctcatctctgcaactcttatcttagacgcatacgactctttcagtgcccaacactcactaccatataacatagtcggtcgtatggctgtatggtaaaattttcctttcaacttattgagaatcttacgatcacataaaactcccgtgatacgtctccacttcaaccattcggctttaatcctatgactaacatcttcctcacatcccccatctacttgaaggaccgagcctagatatttaaagtgattactttgggacagtacaactccattcaaactaacttcttccctatcatccgtttggccttcactgaatttgcaatgcatgtattctattttcgttctacttaacttaaaaccgtTTGACTCTaaggtacttctccaaagctctagctttctattgactccttctcgtgtctcatctatcagaacaatatcatctgcaaatatcatgcactaaggaatactctcttgtatatgtttcgtcaattcatctaaaactaatgtaaaaaggtaagggtttatggctgatccttgataatatttaattataagatataaatataattaacaatatatatataaaagataatagtatgtttataattaagaattataaagtaatttaatgtatttataactaaaattatttaaaaaatatagaaaaatgaaatataatattaagttgtatttagttcataattatatatacatatataaatatatataattatattgaaaatatataatacatctaaaaaaataaaaatacacatATATAAATTTGGTTTTCAGTTTGATTTTGGTACAATTTCAGTTTTGTTATTAGTGAAAAATCAGAATCGaatcaaagtatcaaaataaatttagttcAATACAATTCTTGTTGATTTAATACGATTCTTCTATTCAATTCAATTCCCTCAAGAACCGTGCACGGCACTACTTTTGACAAATTCTTGCAGCCTATTCTAATACTGGACTGCAGTCGACTGCTGGAATTGTAACCCTATTCGACTGGCTGTTACGGGTGGGCCATTGGGATGCATTAAACGTTTGCAATGGAGTGCCTGGTGGGCTTGTTGCAATCACTCAAGGTTGCGCAGTTGTTGAGCCATGGATGCAATTATGTGTGGGTTTCGCACTGCTTGGATCCTGATTGGGATGAATATTCTGGGCGTGACATTGCAATTTTGACGACCCATTGTAGGCAACTCAACTGCATTGTGGATGTGGTGCCTGGAGATTGATAGTCGCAGGGTTGTTTGCTAAGGAGTTTTGAGATTCAAGCTTATGAGTTAGAAGAGAGTGGAGTGGTAAGGCCTTATGGCTTCTAACGGGTGGGGGTTGGGGTCCACGGCTGAATAATGGGCTTCACAAGCTTCGGACACTAAGGATAACAATTGATGGAGTTGCGCCATGTAGGCTATGCCTACATTATTCATCCAGACGATAACCCCTTTTAATGCAGACCATACGCGCCCGCAAGCTCAAAATGAATCACAATTGCATGACATTCATACACTGATTTCATCTTATTCTTATTCTCAAGCCCGTGTGTAAACAAAGATGAGatgcaattatatatatatatatatatatatatatatatatattcttattagGGAAATATGGAATAAAgaatttacttttcttttttaataaatattatacatTACATTTACAACTGCAAATAAAGAATTCAGACATTCATCCTTGCTGTAAAACCTTGTCCCAATTAATGCCAATGTACGGTTGGTCTATGACCAAAACCATGTTGCAATTCATGATCCCCTAATAAATGCCTTCACCATCGCCATGAAATTGAGCATTCTCAATAAGCCACTGCTACTGTCTAAACCAATGGCACGATTATTTGAGAATCAAGCCTATATCACACACTGAGACTTGACAAAGCCCAACAGATTTGATGCAAAATTTCCAAGCAAAACCTGAGTTCATTTTTTAAAACCTCTAGCTTTGAGCCCAATCATCCATAATCAAAAAAGCATTTACATTTTCAAGCTTTCTCTTAAATATATACAGCTGTGATTATCATACTCAAGATTCTGAGTTTCTGAATAGAAACCCTCACCTAACATGACAATCATAAGGAACAATTACACGATCTGGAACAATGAGAGGCAATTTATCGATGTACATAAAAAGCCTCTTGCAATTCTCTCTTGAAATTAAGGATAAATCAACAGTATCAGATTTATCTGTATAGATCCAGAGATCACCAGAATTGACCCTTTTAAGACTACCTCTGCAAAAGGGACACGATTGAGACCGCTCACGCCTGTGATAAAAACAAGATAACACATCTTCAGATCCACCTCAAGCTTATTAAGCAATAAAGAAATCACAGCCCACTAGTAGAATGCGAAAGCCAGAAACAGCCAACCCTTCATCTACTAAGAACAATTCTCAACTTTCCACATGAAATAGACCAGTTGACCAGAATCATTCCCTGGCACTGGACATTTGACCTAATCCCTTAGGTTTTAAATGATAAACAATGAATGTAAGTGCATGGTGGGCTACAGCCCCTTACATTACAGCATACAATACATAGCCTGGACTGATTCTAATTTTTTCCTATTTGTACTTGTTGTGACTATAAGTAGGCGCTTGTAATTTTTATCTTCATAATGGAAAACACAGGTGGCTTCTGTGGACACAGATACATCACTGAACCATGTAAAATTCCTAGGGCAgtgtttttttcttcttttctgtgATCATTATTCtactttgtgtgtgtgtgtgtgtgcgtgtggGTATCAATGTCAATAACATTTATATCCTATCATTTATTTAAGAGCAATACAATTATGTGCTTCTTTTAGTGATGCTATTAAGTGCTATATACATATAAAAGAAAACTATCATCTCCTATCACAAGGCAGCAAGATCACGTGGTTGACTACCAGTTAGGGGTCCTACTGTCTAAATGACTGAACCTCGCTAGGCGGCTAATATTGTTTAGGACCCTCTCTTACATATCCAATTACCATACACAATAAAAAGACCAACAAAATGAAAGCCATAAACTTCAATAGTAATAAGACACTCAACAAAGATGCATCTGATTTTGATTTCCTAGCACTGGTAAAATGGATGAATTCAGACTTTAGAGAAAATAGACAGAAAACTTACCAATCCTGATAGCATTTCAAACACAAAGAATGAATGCAATCGGGTAATACAACCTTGCTGTTCATCTCCATGCAAATTCCACATTCCTCTTCTCTTTCAAAATCAATTTGAGAGAGTTTGCCCCTCTCCAATTCATCCTTTCTCCTATACCTGGTATTGCAAACCTCTTTTTGTTTCTTGTCTTCCAAATCAGTGATTCCTCTTTGAAGTTGCAACAGAGAAGGAAAAATCACAGCTGTTCATAGAAAGCCAaactttttaagaaaaattaaacataaattttaactTGAACAGATTGAAAATGTTTTCTCCAGAAcatccccccccccccaaaacaaTATTTATGCcaagattttatatatatatatatatatatgtgagcCTTATCAGAAAATAGCTTACCATAAAATTCTCTAATGCTAGCTTTCCTTTCATAAACAGACATAGTTGTCTTGCCATCAGCATATGTCTGCACCAATCACCATATTGTCACACCCAACAAGAATTTGTAACATTATTACTACCTTGTTGAAGGTGATCCAATACAAAATAATTAAACAAACAAAGAAATGACAAAACAATAAAATTGCAAGGACAGACAAGAAAGCGAAACCAAGTAATAAACTAACAAAGGGAAAACATAAACTGGAAGGAGTAACATACCACATACACAAGAATTCTAAGCAAACCGAGGGCACCAGCAAGATGACAATCAGCCCAttgaacaagaaaaagaagaaattgagCTGCTGGACTGTGGGATAATCTCATCTGAAGACGAGCACCATCAATCTCCCTTGGATAATCTAGAGCACTGTGTTAACAAGAAGGTGAAAAAGGGAGGCAAAAAAAGTCAACATATATCCATCAACTGTTATATCATCATGGTAATATGGAATGTAAAACCTCATGCATTGAGGATCCAGCATCACAATTCTATTGCATTTATTCATCCTGCAATGCAGGAAACCTCATGTATTGGGATATGTACCTTTATCAAACTATTAAGGATCTATTATCAAAATTCCACTGCATTTACCTTTGACATGCATAACAAGAGATCTTGCTTGCAACAATGACCCATAAGATCTCATAGCAAATTTTCAATATCAACATCAGAATGTTAATTGAATGTCATACATtaccatagttattaaaggcgcgcTTCAAGCTCCAGGCTCCAGTCCTAGTGTCTCTACAGGAGAAAGGGAGGCAACATTCACCAGGCCCTCGCCTTATGTGTCTAGGCGTGTGCCTTGTGCCAAGGCACAAAGCTAGAAATGCGCACCTTTTTTATTTCTACATTCGGCGAGTACTTCCATTGACATAAAGCACTACAACCCAACTCGAAATTTGATCCAACTCGAAATTTATTAATCTAGAAGTTTTCAAAATTAATATCATTGGTGATAGCTAGTCACAAAAATCTCATCAAACTAACATACTCAAGGTTACAAACCTCTCATATTTTCATTTTCAACACTACCCCTCATTATCtttttcaaaaaagaaaaaagttaaTACTCCTTTAAGAACTTTCTTAAAGGTGAGAAAAATgatgaagatattgattttaaagatAAATATTAAGAGTATAAAGGTGTAGAAAAAGACGAAGAAAATATAGTAACTTTATAATTTCTTAACTTTAGTTATAAAAGATTAAAAGActattaaagttttaataatttaatacttgaatgcttatttgttattattatttttagttttatgttatttgaattttgatggaatatatatatatatatatatatatatatatatatttatctcgCTCACGCGTGCGCCTTGCCTTGAGCCTTGCCTTGCGCTTAGGCGACAGGACCCCTTAGCTCCTTAAGCCTTCAATAACTATGTACATTACACTTGAATGCATTCTGTTGCTTACAAGAAGGGCTACTTGCCTATATCTCTTTGAAAGAGTTATAATAAAGATCCTAAAACGGAACATATTTGTAAGTTCATGTCATTTACCTGAAGCTCTATTTAAGAATACATTACCCAAGAAGCGGAGGGGAAGAGGAACAAATAAAGAAACATGCTTTACATAAAAGAAAAACCGTTCAAAAAGATTTACTGTAAAAAAAATTCcccagaataataataataataagtaataATAATTCAATTCTCATTATTTCGTTTCCAGACAGGACAAAAGATGAAACAATGGCCCACCCAAAATATCATCATTCAAAATCGATTCCTTTGCAGGATAGAATCGCAGCATCGCGAATACCATAGAAGCTAAAATTTGTTCAACAGGGATATCGAAATAGAGAGCGTTTAAGGCAACTCGATCACCGAATCCAATATAATTCATCAATAAAATTTCAAAACACCATCAGATTTCGATTAATTTGTTTTTAATTCCTTCTTTAGTCATCATAAAATAAAATCCAAATTCAACCGACAAACTTAACCAACAccaaaataaaataattcaatcCCACAGAGAGGGAGAGAAGGAGAGAGCATTACAGAGTATTGGCGTGCTGGATATCAGCTTCGAGGGCCTTGAGAGAATCCTTGAAAGACAACTTTCCCATGTATTTTCCCGGAAAGAAAATCCCATCAAACAAATAGAAACCAATGAAATTTGATATTATAGAGAAAGCAAGAGAATGGCATACTAGAAGGATTAATTGGTGTCGTTAAAACCTCTCCTATATAAACAAAACCACCCAGAGGATACACCAAAGCTAAACTACCTCCACACTGTGCCAGTTTAGGAGGACAAGGACTGACCCTCCTTAAATTACAATTTTACCCTACTTGCTCCCATCACCCAATCCACAAAgttttttccttttaaatttcttttacttttttttagaTTTATCATGATATTTCTATGTATATCTTGCGATCCATATAATACTAGTTCATTCAAAATTCATGAATCATAAATCCCCCGCAACGCCCAAGAAGATTTTTTCCACAACACTCTTCATTTATAGTATGCctaacttctttttttttattattatattatgcccaaattagttttaaaatcaatatatttttatatgaataaaattttaatctaTTTATCacgcaaaaattttaattttttattttcaattaataatttttcattcatattaatattaatattaataaaagaatattgtaaatattttacattcaTCATGAAATTACAGCCAtcatttatattaatataattccatagataatttaaatatataatttatatttataattattgttTATAATTTATATTGTTTATTTAAATATGTTGTTGtacatataatttttaatatgatACTTAAATTGAACGATATTAACACAAAATAAAATGAGTAGTTGGTTATATTTAAATACCTTTTAAGTATTGAGGTTTGCAAGTATATCCGATATACGTGCAAATGGAGTTtgtgttaaatttaaattttgttaaaaaataagaattttttaagaaattataaGATGGAAAGATAACCAAAAGAACACGTAATTAGAGGGCCGCTTAGAGAAAAGCAAAAGGGTATTTTTGTAAAAATGTGAACGTAGTTGTTGATAAGGGCGGAGTAAGTGGGGTCATGTAACGGCATATTATTGGTGGATAATTTAATTAAGGCGCTAGAAAGGCGGGACTGTAGAGGAAACAAAAACCGGGTGCGGG
Proteins encoded:
- the LOC110666372 gene encoding E3 ubiquitin-protein ligase AIRP2 isoform X1, with product MGKLSFKDSLKALEADIQHANTLALDYPREIDGARLQMRLSHSPAAQFLLFLVQWADCHLAGALGLLRILVYVTYADGKTTMSVYERKASIREFYAVIFPSLLQLQRGITDLEDKKQKEVCNTRYRRKDELERGKLSQIDFEREEECGICMEMNSKVVLPDCIHSLCLKCYQDWRERSQSCPFCRGSLKRVNSGDLWIYTDKSDTVDLSLISRENCKRLFMYIDKLPLIVPDRVIVPYDCHVR
- the LOC110666372 gene encoding E3 ubiquitin-protein ligase AIRP2 isoform X2; this translates as MRLSHSPAAQFLLFLVQWADCHLAGALGLLRILVYVTYADGKTTMSVYERKASIREFYAVIFPSLLQLQRGITDLEDKKQKEVCNTRYRRKDELERGKLSQIDFEREEECGICMEMNSKVVLPDCIHSLCLKCYQDWRERSQSCPFCRGSLKRVNSGDLWIYTDKSDTVDLSLISRENCKRLFMYIDKLPLIVPDRVIVPYDCHVR